A section of the Amblyomma americanum isolate KBUSLIRL-KWMA chromosome 2, ASM5285725v1, whole genome shotgun sequence genome encodes:
- the LOC144118553 gene encoding fatty-acid amide hydrolase 2-A-like, whose translation MPPFAEKWAAVLVELVVYLWCNAARLFFHVWFVWRTPQPLPPAKDDLLLRSAASLAAAIREGEVKSVQLVSAYIRRIRQVQPVINAAVEERFEEALREAEEADQLVSSGDTSAYQLSQKKPLLGLPFSVKNSIAVKGMRHDAGSLVWHGRRAEEDAPSVALLREAGAIPLVLTNVPEMCMWGDAHNLVDGRTCNPHDTRRVPGGSSGGECSLLASAGSLMGLGTDVAGSVRIPASFCGIFGHKPTAGVVPNGGLFPDVAQTLGERFCVGPLARFSEDLALLLKILAGGAAHRLKLDEQVDLKAVRVYFTETEGSHCFSRVTAEVRRVVKKVVSRLREAHGMEVRRLHVAGLQYAFITWLKTNAAVAPVPLAEHFRPGGLNAFAELVRTLLGVGRHTLPALFVSRMKLFRFSSRQEAEAYLASVDRIRDRLEESLGEDGVLILPVATSTAPYHGQDLFFSDSPSMTALFNIFKMPATACPIMKSKEGLPIGVQVVAKRGNDRLCLAVAREIERQFGGWLQP comes from the exons ATGCCTCCGTTCGCCGAGAAATGGGCGGCGGTGCTGGTGGAGCTGGTCGTGTACTTGTGGTGCAACGCCGCAAGGCTTTTCTTCCACGTGTGGTTCGTGTGGAGAACGCCTCAGCCATTGCCACCGGCAAAAGATGACCTTCTCCTGCGGTCAGCTGCATCCCTTGCTGCCGCCATCAGAGAAGGCGAG GTCAAAAGTGTTCAGCTGGTTTCGGCGTATATCAGGCGCATCCGCCAGGTGCAGCCCGTCATCAACGCTGCAGTGGAGGAGCGCTTTGAAGAAGCGCTCAGGGAGGCCGAGGAAGCCGACCAGCTGGTGTCCTCTGGTGACACCAGTGCGTACCAGCTCAGCCAGAAGAAGCCGCTGCTGGGACTGCCGTTTAGCGTCAAAAACAGCATCGCAGTAAAAG GGATGCGCCACGATGCCGGCTCGCTGGTGTGGCACGGGCGACGTGCCGAGGAAGACGCCCCCTCAGTGGCGCTGCTGAGAGAGGCCGGAGCCATCCCGCTGGTGCTGACCAACGTGCCCGAGATGTGCATGTGGGGAGACGCCCACAACCTTGTGGACGGCCGGACGTGCAACCCGCACGACACACGCCGTGTGCCCGGGGGAAGCAGCG GTGGCGAATGCAGTCTTCTGGCATCAGCGGGCTCGCTGATGGGGCTGGGAACGGACGTCGCTGGGAGTGTGCGAATTCCGGCCTCCTTCTGCGGGATCTTCGGCCACAAGCCCACAGCTG GAGTGGTGCCAAACGGCGGCCTGTTTCCAGACGTCGCACAAACCTTGGGCGAACGCTTCTGCGTGGGCCCCCTTGCGAGGTTTTCGGAAGACCTCGCACTGCTTCTCAAAATTCTTGCAGGAGGTGCAGCCCATCGGCTCAAGTTAGATGAGCAG GTAGACCTGAAGGCAGTCAGGGTGTACTTCACGGAAACCGAAGGAAGCCACTGCTTCAGTCGCGTCACTGCCGAAGTTCGCCGGGTTGTCAAGAAG GTCGTGTCGCGCCTCAGAGAAGCACATGGCATGGAAGTTCGCCGCCTGCACGTGGCAGGGCTTCAATACGCCTTCATCACGTGGTTAAAGACGAATGCGGCCGTAGCGCCCGTACCCCTGGCCGAACACTTCAGACCCGGCGGTTTGAACGCGTTCGCCGAGCTCGTGCGCACCCTGCTGGGCGTCGGTCGGCACACCCTGCCAGCGCTGTTCGTGTCCAGAATGAAGCTGTTCCGGTTCTCGTCAAGACAGGAAGCCGAAGCTTATCTTGCTTCCGTGGACAGAATCCGCGATCGCCTTGAAGAATCCCTGGGAGAGGACGGTGTGCTCATCTTGCCGGTGGCCACGAGTACGGCGCCCTACCACGGTCAAGACTTGTTCTTCAGCGACTCGCCGAGCATGACAGCCCTGTTCAACATCTTCAAGATGCCCGCGACTGCCTGTCCTATCATGAAGTCGAAGGAAGGACTGCCCATTGGTGTCCAAGTCGTGGCGAAGAGGGGCAACGACCGGCTGTGCCTTGCTGTGGCCCGGGAGATTGAGAGGCAGTTTGGTGGCTGGCTTCAGCCTTAG